The genomic window ACCAAACCCCACGCCCGAAGCGTCACAGTCCACCATGAACAACTGGTCGAAATCTGGCATTTGGAGGACCGGTCCGGTAGTGAGGGCGCGCTTGAGCGCCTGGAACGCCTCCGCCGCCTCAGCGTCCCATACAAACGCGTCTCGCCGCAAGAGACGCGTAAGCGGGGCAGCGATGAGGCCGAAGTCCCGAATGAATTTCCGGTAGTAGCTGGCGAGCCCCAGGAACCCCCGGAGGGCCCGGGCGCCACGCGGAGGGGGCCACGCCACGACGGCAGCCACCTTGTCGGCGTCCATAGCGACGCCCGCAGCAGAGATGACGTGGCCAAGGTAGGCCACCGACGTCGCGCCGAAGGAGCACTTCGAGCGCTTGAGGTGCAGGCGGTGAGCACGCAGCGCGTTGAGGACGATGGCGATGTGCTGCAGATGCTCTGCCCACGATGAGCTGTAGATCAGAATGTCGTCAAAGAAGACGAGCACAAACCTTCGCAGGAGCGGTCGGAGCACGTCATTCATGAGGGCCTGGAATGTCGCCGGAGCATTGGAGAGGCCAAagggcatcaccaggaactcgtagTGCCCGTggtgggtgcggaacgccgtcttggcgaTGTCGTCCGGGTGCATGCGCACCTGGTGGTAGCCCGAGCGCAGATCGAGCTTAGTGAAGAATTGAGCCCCATGGAGCTCGTCAAGCAGCTCGTCCACGACCGGGATCGGGAACTTGTCCTTGGACGTCTTGGCGTTGAGGGCGCGATAGTCGATGCAGAAACGCCACGAATTGTCCGCCTTGCGGACCAGCAGCACCGGGGCTGAAAACGGCGACGTGCTGGGCCGAATAATCCCCTGAGCCAGCATATCACGACACTGGCGCTCCAGCTCATCCTTCTGGAGGTGCGGGTACCGATATGGGCGCACTGCCACAGGCGTCGTCCCCGGAAGGAGATGGATGCGGTGGTCGTATGAGCGGGGAGGCGGAAGGCCCTGAGGCTCGGCGAAGATGGCGGCATGCTGCTGTAGGAGGCGGTCCAGCAGGGGCTGCTCGGAGACAGCCGCCGCTGCCGCAGTGGGCGCCTGTGACGCCGCGTCGGTGGCGCCACCCTCACCGCACCAGACGATGCGCCTGCCCTGGCGCCAGAACGATAGCGTCATCGCCTCGAAGTCCCACAGGAGAGGACCCAAGGTCTTCAGGAAGGCGACGCCAAGGATGAAGTTGAAGCACCCCAAGTCGAGGCCGACGCACGTGATGGCGAAGGACTCGGACCCGACGACGAGGGGTACGTTGCGCGCGATGCTCACACACGGAAGTCGATCTCCGTTGGCGACGGTTACACGGAGCTGAGCACCCCCCGAGGCACAAAGACCCAGGCGGCGCATGGTGGCACTCTGAAGGTAGTTGTGGGTGGAGCCGGTGTCAAGAAGCGCTAGCAAGCGCACGCCCTTGATGGAGACCGGCAGCAGCATAGTGTTTTCCGTGCGGATGCCGGCCACCGCATGGAGGGACACCACCAAGGCGTTGGCTGCTGTAGGTTCGGCGGCCTGTTCCTCCTCCGCCAGATGAGGCTCATCAGCCGCCGCGTCGGCTGCCAGGAGGTCGTCGTCAATGTAATCATCAGCCTCCAAGTAGAAGAGCCGCGGGCACACATGGCCACGGACGTAGGGTTCGTCACAGTTGAAGCAAAGGCCCTGCCGGTGACGTTCAACCATCTCCGCCGGGGAGAGACGACGGAAAGGGCGAGCGCCAGCCGCGGGCGCCTGCTGGGTGTTGGGCGCGGCCTGCGCGGTAGCCCCGGCCTGGCCGTGGCCTCCTCTAGGGGCGCGCGGCGGTGGCAGCAGCGCCTGCCGCTGCTGCGGCCGTGGTCCCCGGAAGGGGGCCGGAGGAGCGGCCGCCGCGGCGCGACGTTCAAATGCCCGGGCGAGGTACATAGCCGTCTGGAGATTCTGCGGATCGCGGAGCTCGACATCCACCTTGATGTGCTCGGGGAGACCACCCACGAATAGCTCCGCCTTCTGAGGTCCGGAGATGTTCCGAGAGTGGCAGAGTACCGCGTTGAAGCGCTGCGAGTACTCCTGAACCGTCGACAGGAAGGGCAGCCGCGCCAGCTCAGAGATACAAGTATTCCGCACGGCCGGCCCGAACTGGAGGTTGCACAAGGACCTGAAGTGATCCCACGGCAGCATGCCCTCATCTTGTTCCAGGGCGTAATACCACGTCTGTGCTGCGCCCTTAAGGTGGTAGGACGTGAGCCACGTCCGGTCGGACGCCAAGGTGCGCTGCCCGCGAAAAAACTGCTCACACTGATTGAGCCAGTTCAGCGGGTCCTCAGAGCCGTCATATGTGGCGAACTCCAGCTTGTAGAACTTCGGCGGTAGTCGGTCGGAGACGGCGTCGGCACCGGCAGCTGCCGCTGCTGCGTCGGCCGAGGCAGACACTCCAGCGTCGGTTGCTGCCAGGGACGCCTCCGGGATGAGAGTGCCGTCCATGCCGCCGTAGAGGACGCCGGAGACCGACGGGGCGGCGTGGAACGCCGGCGCAGCTGTGCTGGCCGAGTATGGAAGGGACGGCTGCGGCGACGTGGACGTATAGATCGGGGCCGACGTGGCCATCGCCCACGTCGGGATCGGGGACGGCGAGCGAGGGAATTGGATTTGGTGGATGGGAACAAATGACTTATGTGGCTGCTTGATAGGTAGCTGCTCTCTGTGCCTTGTCGATCGGAGGTTGTAGCTGTGAGAGATCGGAGAGAGTCGAGGGGAGCGACGGCGGCTGACGCGCTACAGTACCCGCGGCGCTACAGtaccgcgggtactgttcacaggcggcggctagggctgcaagggcactgggggaggccggccgcggggcttcGCCCACGGCCGGCAAAAGAGAAGGGATTTGCTTCTAATCtcttgattagattgatacatctcctcccattatatagagaggtctgacttggcccctaagcaagcgactaattaaccctaatgggctaaggcccataggcccttgactcctctaacacATCCACTGGCTATAACTCTTCTGGTTCTGATGGGTTTATTTCCTATAGGTCATATGATGCTGTTTATCACCTGTTCTTTTCACAAAACTTGCTAAACTGGTTGTATATTAATCTTAAGCTAAGGAACATATTTGATGAAACCCTAGCAAATCCAAGTAGTAAATCTGTTTGTTACAAACTACAATAATTTACAGGTTCAGAGTTTGAGAATTTCATTTCTTGATTTGCATCATTTTTTGTCAGATGATGATATACCATGGAGTCTAATCCTTCTATTTTGCAGGCATTATCCGGAAGACAAGGACAGTTATGGAATGTTTGCACCGGTTCTGTAGAGACTGCATTGACAAATCTATGCGACTAGGGTATGATGGTTGATGGCAGGCATCATTTTCTCTAAAATTGTGTCACAATCAATTTCAACAAGTAGAATTTACAGTTTAATTTTGTCTATAGATCATAAATAGAGTGTTATTATCTGATAATAAAGATAATGCTCTGATTTTGCAGAAATAACGAATGCCCAGCGTGTCGCACTCATTGTGCAAGCAGACGTTCTTTGAGGGACGATCCTAAGTATGATGCGCTGATTGCAGCCTTGTATCCAGATATTGATAAGTATGAGGAAGAGGTGATGTCTTATGTCTATAACTCAATATGCCCTATCATCATTTAGTTGTTTGTTTTTTAGCCTCATTTAGCTTCTCCATGAAGTGCTTCTAATATACTTGACACTGCAGGAATTTGCTTTCAGTGAGCAGGAGATGATTCGGAATAAAAAGGTGATCTCATCTCCTTTGGCAATACCAGAACTGTATTTGTTTATACAAAACTCATTTTTTTTATATTCTTATATTATATTTAACCATCAATATCAACACACCATTATTTGCTTTCATTAAAGATACAAGAAGCCATCGAGGAAACATTCCGAAGACAGTCCGACGCAATTGGTAAGAAACGTTCTATGGCAAAAGCAACTGCAACTGCCTTTGCAAGGAAGTACAGGAGAACACGGGGGAGAGTTAGAACCATTACCCCTGATATCGCCCCTACTGGCTCTGCTGAGGAGGATAGAGAAGAAGAAAATGCCAAAGAGACCACCAGAGAGCAATCTTCTGCTGATGATCATTCTACAGTTTTAAGACAGAAAAGATGCAGGAAGAGATCTGGACCACAAGGATCGCCTGCTGGAACCATTGGCAGTATCGACCACAGCTTTGAGGAGAATGATCAATTAGTTGGTGGTAAAGAAATTTTAGCCACCTCTCCATTGCGGGGGGAGATGCTTGCATGGGGGAAGAATGGTACACGGAGCCAAAATCGACACGGCAGTGTTGGTTCAAATGGCAGGATTGGAAGGAGTGGACGCATTGCAAAATTGGTGGATCACCTCCATACTGCTGATGAAATGGATAAAGAGGTAGTTTTCATTTTGTGTGTATGTTCTTTTGGATATAGTATTTTCTCACAGTTACATGAACCAAAACATGTTTGGGGACTCTTTAAACAGGAACAAAACAGCAAATTTCTTGCTCATATCCTGTTTCAACAGTGTTGCTTGCCTTTTCCTTTTGTCCCTGCTCTTCAAGGGAAAAAGTAGGAAAGGATCGCTGGTCTTTTGTCACACCAGATGCATATCTCTACTGTATATATCTTCCATGCTTCAGCAGTTCTGTCGAGATGAGCTTAACCTAAACCTGAAAATGGAGTGTGTGCCAGGTCTGCTGAACTGTCCATATTTCCCGTTTTGCAGTTCCAGCTGTATCTTGTTCTCCTTCCTGTCGACGGACAAACCATACCTAACTTGGAAAAGCCTTATCTAAGTTGTCGACCAACCTTGTCCATTCAACATGTTGTACAGGTGATTGCTTGTCTCAGTGAATATCTTGCTTGGTTTCTGAACATTCCTAGTTTACTCAGTTGGACCGAAATAACAAAAGGATGTGAAATCGGTGTTATTTCAGTTCGTTGCTCTTCAATTATCTTGGAAAGTCGAAGAACTTGAGATGTACATAAGGATGGACCGCCACTGTGTAAGTGTTGGCTCGAATAATTCCGGTACAGATGAAGCAAAACCATGCCCATTTGATGGCTTGGAAAGACTGAGGGAAGATAAACTTCTGCCGGAGCTTCATCCTTCGTTTGCCTCTAGCAACGGTAACATGGTAAGACCCAGTATTGAAGCTCCGACAGCTTGACCCAGTATCGCAGTAAATTTGTTTCAATACTGGTTGCGTACTTGCTTGCTTGCTCATGTTACCGTTTTTCACATTGAATATTCTGCTTGCTTGCTCATGTTGCGCTGATACACTTCGCTCTTGTCTTTAATGCCAGGTGTTGCGATATGCTTTGAAAACTCGAGACTTATGAAGTCCCTCAGCTACCAATTTATGAAGTCCCTGTCCATACGGTGGCAATGCAAATGGGATCTGCATCTGGTGAACGGATTtatgtataaaaaaagaatattcAATGTGAAAAATGGTGTTGCTGTTTTTCTCATTAGTCTTGCTAAGTTAGTTTACCATCTTTGTAATATATAACGAACTGATTAGCGAATGGTCTCAGTAGGTGAGCCAAGCTGTCTTCTATTTACTGTTCATTATTTATACGAGTCGATGGCAGGATGGGAAATCGGAAGCTGATTATAATATAAAACCAAGTCGTTCTTTCCTTGTTCACGCGCCTCAGTCTGCCACCTTCAACTTATCTAATTTCTGTTGTaaaaaaaagagttaaatgcattagagatccattaacttgtgaggataTTTCAGTTGGGTCTatcaactttcaaagtggttttttgggtccataaacttttaaaatgattCACTGTAGGTCTatacctatttatttaaccttaaattcaaagtACATTTGTAAAAAATCCTCTACCTTTCTTTATCTTCTACGCACTCACCCTTCAGTCATCGTGAGGTCCAGGTGGACGCCGCATGCATGCACTCGTCCATGTTTCTGTGCGTCCTCCTTCTATGCAGCTACTGTTTGATTGCACTTGGTGGCAATGAGCGTGGCTTTGTTGTGGTGCCAACAAGCACCTCTTCGTCATCCAATCCTGCAGCGTGCTCACCTGTACCACAAGGTATGCAATGCAATGCTACTGATGAATACGAATCAAAGTTTCAGACTATATTCGTGTCAGTGACTTCTGATCCCAACCGTGCGTCCATGCCGCTGGCGCACCGGCATCGGTGGCGGCCACGAACAGGCCGTCCCAGGCCGAGATGCTTGGCCGGGACCGCGCTCGCAGGAACCATATCTTGCTCAAGGCATCAGGGCGCAGGATCACGCTGTCCGACGTGGGCGTGAGCATCCCGACGTCCCTGGGCGCCGCCGTGGATTCGCTGCAGTACGTCGTCACGCTGGGCTTCGGCACGCCGGCTGTGTCGCAGGTGTTAACTCTTTTGGATCGACTAGAGTAGATCAGTGGGTATTTTGACTTCCATTCGGTATGAAAGAACTAGAACATATGGAtccagagagagagaggagaaagagaGAGGTACAGACCGTCGGGCTTGGTGGACGAGCTCGAGGAGTCCATGGCGTCGGTGTCAGTGGCGGTGTGGCAGTGACGGTGTAGAGGTGGCAGAGTTCCGGCGGGGTGGAGCTACGGCGGTCCGGTGgtgcttcccgccgctggcagtgccaccctctggatcggattagggttaggacagtgGGACTGTGGCGGCGATGAACCTCGTATCCTGAtccgtttgccccacctcctctttataggcactgtgcgacggggggcCACCAGCCAGtagatggctggacgtccccgatcaggacgcggtcaaggggtccgtctcgaccgttgggtcaagacggatgagatcaattctaacattctcccccttgatctcaactcatactttaactttaaactttgactttaatcccttttacttttatttgttccatcatggattagtgcatagagcatgcttcatcgtcacggtcaatcgccgatagacttaacagctacaatacacgtctctgttctgaaacagattcttcAACTTTTGAGCCCTTTATtgtccggaaatcataggctataccataaacccatgtcgactgtgtgttctccaaatacactgggtggtaagccttttgtacgcggatccgcaagcacttgcttgttacttttatgttcaatacttttagtatgatttcggactttctccttcacaacgtataactttaacgtcaatatgtttggcagcacacttgaccgttgttataggagcgaactacttaaatggttattgctgttgaataccattatcaattccgggtgtaagttcttttaaccatttcgcctgtccttaagcctcataacaagctatactgtaggtatgcatctttgatgacaccacaactgtttctttggagcttttccacaataaaactccaactgcgagtgttagctactatgtgggtttcactaaacatctcatcaaaatttaacatttgtatccgcaactatttgagagtacttattctttcttactcaccatgaggcctataaatctttgcacaattgcacTTCTGCCAAAAacatcccggatacataaactgTGTCAGGATAAGTTCTTGCTTATAAGCATtcagtaagcttccaacagctgaagcatataggacgtccatttgatcgatctcacatttattcttggaacactgaaagttccgaaaactattacccttgactataggaataggcgcaggtttattcacatatatactttatttctttagaatcttctctaagtatacacttgagataaTTTTAATACCCCTTTTTCTTTTatctcggtaagttccaattccTAGAACAAATGATGCTTTACCAagaccattctcattgaaacttaAGGACAAGAACTgtttcttctccaacagtagattaacaccactactagcgagtaaggtgctacctacatgcaggattaggaaaataaatttcccatgtttaaactttacataaatacaattgttctctacattctctttaaaacccaaactttcttattgtactgtcaaacttcaagaaccactgtcttgaagcttactttaatccataaatggatttctttaggcaacatccctttacgttcttttccttctacgacaaaaccttttgagttatgccatgtaaactttttcatacaaatccccgttgaggaatgtgtctttacatccttctgatgtaactataaatcgtaatatgccactaataccattatgattctaaaagaatccttgcatgcttattataatctattccttctctttatgtaaatcatttcaccacaagtggcgctttaaagctttccatattccctttggatatctttctatattttctttggagtcacctttgtcttgtagactcattatagcctactgttttggcttcattagaaatttcttctaagtcccaaacatcgttggtatttatcgatttcatttcatgttcctttgcttcttgccatttagacgagtgaacgcctctcatggcttcttcaaatgaggtggaatcactctctatttgaatttcttccttaacttttacttcttagtcgccagaaatatctgattttcttattctttgagactttCTGGGGCCTCATGGtacttctttcatatggggctattattactcttcattgccaaaaggcaattgttctatagcctcctgtatcacaagatccttatttacttattcatcttctttaagagctaacatcaggtgttgtatatgtcatacaacatcaacgtgtattaagcaatttgttgctctaataCATTttagtggatatgtaatcccacttctattcaagccttaggtatctacataccatgctcccccaaaTTACTCCATCTTCtttaaagatggtgtatcttcaaattttttattttgggtttaatctttcAAAACTCGAATGGTGCTTTAAGCACCGCCTTAATAACTTTGAGACTCGTCTAGTAtgaatactagccgactatgctatcttcctatcggAACTATAAaaagtccaggaatttagctatttctttactttaggggtatcgttattatgaccgtcttactccctcaacgatcacacTCATCTTTTATaaatcacttttaccttcaatgcatagtatgtGTTGCATTATTTGAAGTATGtggaagtatctttcttaattgtctttcttaattaatcttacatttctccccctcgaaatgtggtatgaacttttctaccacaatttcgaaacattcagaactcttaTGAATGAGGAAcctttgattacttacttcatccacatgattacatcatgcaaacaaaattcgtatgggagtacattttcctcattacacttcaaaactcaacatagtctattattatcaatacttctgcaagtctTACTTacatatcattcttatcttttggttcacatgcaactttcttttgttctcaaactcattgagtacttatgaccatgacacaatcagagtgtatGGTAAATACTAgaatagcataagagctatcccaaacttctctccatgtgcgggatatttctttagagcacatgagtcatcatATCCTTCTCCCGCTatgcgggataagtactatgccaaactctcccgccatgcaggattggttaacatatgtactatgccaactttaccccgccATGCAGGTATTTTCTCAATCTTTTCCCACCATgcgggtactatcacaaacttttcccgccatgcgagataattcccttgaacggacataattgccaggattggctcgtgttcaatcatcaaattcagaaataaatctgaatattcttttaacacacatgtttaatccaatgttagtcaaattaaacatgtatatgacttttacaactctcataagtgaaactaaaaataaattcttcttcacagagagtacataaaagataTTTCTCAATGAAGACTTATTGATCTAtttcttttcttggatcaatatcctagaattcttttcttttgaagccattctttaaagagaacacagtctCTTAAGCAATGacattctttcatacataacttgccctcaggcatttcatcatctgagtcataagtacccagctcatttctcttactgccttcaagaatgaaagcatggaggtcttttgtctgaaaaaatattcaacaataatgctcattaaactttgaaatctttatgttctattctacatcaccgttgggtagaaatagaataaaacatcattcttctacattaattccacatcaccgttgagcagaaatggaattaacgtatagaaattcaataatcttgaaaacatagaactgcttctcaaaattaaattctcctgttggttcgaatttaattagaagacaatcaacttcattgcagcgaaaacataaaaatacatttctctagtttaagagcattccttgatctttatcttttatctgaaaaattggtcactttgatgcaaaattcatcagagatttaaactttaaacataaaactcatagaattataatattgttatcatcaacgttggtcagaaaataacaataccataatttaactttaaactatcaaccgactattcctccaattaaaattttcccgttggttccaattttaacTAGAGGATCAACTTTTCATCATTTAttgaataactataactgctcttcaaattaaattctcccgttggtttgaatttaatgaGAAGATAATATTCTTTAACTTTGTAGTGGTAGCATGAAAAGTTCTTGAAAATAATACTAATTCAGAAGCATTTTTACTTTACTCATCTGTTCTCTAAACAAATGATCACGTTGGATCAAATTTGAGTAGAGATAAAACATTTAAACTTAACTTTATTCATTCAAAATAGCTTCTGAAAAAAAACTGAAAACATCTCCTTGTTCATTTGGCCTGGAGGCCTGCTTGGCCCGAAGGCCTGATCGCTTGTTCGGCCCAGCAGCTGCTCACGCAGCGCgcacccgcgcccaggccgcatcctgggcctgggccaggaaaGTGGCATCCCGCCTGGGCCGCTGAGTGGCCCGGTCATTCCACGCCATCGGATCAAATCCGACGGCCGTCCGGCCGTTTCGCCTGATCAAAACCTTGCCGTGGCCGGCCTCCCTCTGAACCCTAGCCTCATTTCTTTCTCCCCTTCTCTCTCGCGCGTCTCTCTCTCTCAGCAGCGCGCCGCACACGAGCGACAGCCAGCCGCGCCGGAGGAGAAAACGAAGACGGCGCCACCGCGTGCCCTCTTGCCGCACGAGCGCGCTCCCTGTCGGGAGAGCGCGCCACCGTCAAGCGGCTCCGTGTCGGCGCCCTGTACCCGTACCCGCGCGGATGTATCTCGGCGACGAACACCGGCACGGTCCGGTCTTTCCCGCACGACGGCGGAGATGGTAGCGGTGAGCTAAGCCACCGTCCTTGCTTTTCCCTTTCCCCGTTTCTTCTTGTTTGGATCTTGCTTGCTCTTCTCGGTTTTGACCGATTAGGATGGGgatcgagttagggttagggtttcgggttaGGGATTcacccttttcttcttcttccccgagtctGTAGCGGGTTAGGGTTCGGATCTCATCGTTTTCTTGAATCCGAGCCCTCTATTTCcatcttcacccagttagggttagggttagtgaaAACCCTCTTTCTTTGTCTAGATCCAAACGGATCTAAACTGTTcttatcttttctgttcttttgattCTCTTCCCGCGCGTCAGCAAGCCGGCGGCGGGTGCTCCATCCCGCGTGAGGCGGTAGTGACGGCGGCGGGGAAGCCCTGGTAAGACTACCCCCGGACCGTCCAATTTCTTTAGGGTTAAGGTTCTTTAGGGTAATCCGAATCGAATTCGAATCcccttctttctttttctttctatcacccgattagggtttagggttcgatgaaccctctgtatttcttttctttcgaTCTGAACCGGATCTAACTCATCTCCTTCTACACTGCTACCCCTAACACAATCCACACACTAGATcgacggctctgataccaatgttaACTCTTTTGGATCGACTAGGAGTAGATCAGTGGGTATTTTGACTTCCATTCGGTATGAAAGAACTAGAACACATGgatccagagagagagagagaggagaaagggaGAGGTACAGACCGTCGGGCTTGGTGGACGAGCTCGAGGAGTCCAT from Miscanthus floridulus cultivar M001 chromosome 11, ASM1932011v1, whole genome shotgun sequence includes these protein-coding regions:
- the LOC136492137 gene encoding putative E3 ubiquitin-protein ligase RING1a, which translates into the protein MPAKKRRFPSPPSKPHGDMAAPSPTSDAAAGGGVVEGRGGRPPLPSRGAARPRLTDPDPEPQGGLEDDSDAEGDGGADDGDSESSQCDHGGTDEYMLVKLADIRKEVQCPICLGIIRKTRTVMECLHRFCRDCIDKSMRLGNNECPACRTHCASRRSLRDDPKYDALIAALYPDIDKYEEEEFAFSEQEMIRNKKIQEAIEETFRRQSDAIGKKRSMAKATATAFARKYRRTRGRVRTITPDIAPTGSAEEDREEENAKETTREQSSADDHSTVLRQKRCRKRSGPQGSPAGTIGSIDHSFEENDQLVGGKEILATSPLRGEMLAWGKNGTRSQNRHGSVGSNGRIGRSGRIAKLVDHLHTADEMDKEFQLYLVLLPVDGQTIPNLEKPYLSCRPTLSIQHVVQFVALQLSWKVEELEMYIRMDRHCVSVGSNNSGTDEAKPCPFDGLERLREDKLLPELHPSFASSNGNMVLRYALKTRDL